Part of the Thermococcus sp. 18S1 genome, GGAACGTTTGGGTTCTCAGACTTGACGAGAATGGTAACATCAAATGGCAAAAAACCTACGGTGGTTCTGCCAAGGACTTAGCCAACGCAGTTGCCATCACAGAGAATGGAGATATAATCATCGCAGGATATTATGGGGCTAACGATGTAAAGGGCACTAGAACTGACATTTGGGTTCTTTTTATTCCATCAGACGGAAGTCTGCCGGGATGTTCCTTCTGTCAAGATTCAACTGCTCAAGTTACAAACACCAATGCTAAAGTTCACAACACTTATTGCAAAGTCCTTAGTGAAATTAAGATCGGCTTTCTAAACAAGCGAAGCTGGAAAGACGTTGTAGTTAAGAACTCAAAAGCGAAAATCAGTAAGATAAAAGTAAAAATTAAATCCCAGTACTACCTCGACCCAGAACCGCTCAAACGAAACATCCAAAGCTCCCTTTCCTTCTCAATCCCCCAGCTCATCGAAGGCTATGACTCCACCATTAACCTCACCGCCAAGAACGAGTTCACAAACTCTCTCAAACTTACCCTCGACCTCTTAGATAACGACTTCTTCAAGATTGAAACCCCAACTTTAAAATTCCCCAAGCTCAAGAAAGGATACAAAGTCTCGAAGAGCCTTACCGTAACACCAAAATACGCCGGCAGTTTCGACTTCAGAATCAAAATCAAAGCCATAGCCGACGGCATCGAGCTTGAAACTGAAAAAGTCATTCCAGTCGAGGTCATTGAAAGAACCGCAACGCCTGCCTATGCCGTCCCTCAAACTCCTGCAACCCCTGTTACCCCAACACCTCAGCCAATCACCCCGACTTCCTCACCTGCCCAACTCCAGCTTCCTGATGACTTCCCGCCTCAACTGGCCTACAAATACACCGACGTCGAGCTTATAGGAAAGGGCGGTTTCGCTCGCGTGTATAAGGCGAAGAGGAAGGACGGAAAGATAGTCGCCGTCAAAATCCCGCTTAGCCTCGACGAGAATACAGGAAAAGCATTCCTCAGAGAAATCACCAACTGGCTTCACCTGAAGCACCCAAACATCGTCCGCCTTTACGACGCCAACATTCTTCCGATTCCCTTCCTTGAGATGGAATACTGTGAAAGCTCCCTCGAAAAGCTCTCCAAGCCCATGCCCATTGAGGTTGCATCCAACATAGTCTTCAACATCGCCGAGGGCCTGAAGTACGCCCACAGCAAGGGTATAATCCACCGCGACCTGAAGCCGAGCAACATTCTCCTCAAGAACGGCACGCCCAAGATAAGCGACTGGGGATTGAGCAGGGTAATGACGGAAACCCACTCCACGACCTTGGCCAGCTTCACGCCCTTCTACGCCTCTCCCGAGCAGACCAGCAGGAGGTTTGGAAAGCCCGACCACAGGAGTGACATCTGGCAGCTTGGAGTTATCTTCTACCAGCTCGTCACCGGGAGGCTTCCCTTCGAAGGCGAAGACCTGATTGAGGTCGTCTCAAGGATAGCCACCGACGAGCCTGTTCCACCAAGCGAGCTCAATCCAGAGACAAAGGACGTTGAACACATCATCTTAACCTGCCTGCGGAAGGACAAGGAAGAGCGCTACCAGTCGGTTGCGGGGCTCCAGCTCGAGCTTGCCACCTATCTAGGCGTGAGATACAAGAAGGAGCTGAAGCGCTCCATAACCGTGAACGACGCCCCGAGGGCGGCATTCTACGCGGGCAAGCTCATGCTGATGTTCCTCAAGATGGGCAACCTAAAAGAGGCATACAAATACGCGAGCGACCTGAAGTTCTACGCGAGGGGCCAGCTCACCAGCGACGTAGAAGCCCTAGCAGAGCAGATCAAAATCCGGCTCGAGGAAGGAATGAGCTTTGCAGGTGAGGAGCTCCTGGCGAAGGCAGAAATAATCGCCCATAAGGTGAATCTCGGCTTTGAAAGGATATAGCCGCCCGAAATTTTTATTTTTTAAACACAGAGGTAATATCAATCCAAAACCATGGTGGTGGTTGGGATGCCCGTCGATCTTTCCGGTCCCCTGATGTCAGCCTTTAGGAAGGCCAAGAAGGAGTTTGAGGAAGCGATAAAGAAGGGCGACAAGGAAACCGCCAGAAAAAAGGCCCTCGAATGCTCCAGGATACTGAAGCAACTCGCGAAGTATGACGAGTTCAACCGCGAGAGCTACCTGCAGAAGGCCAAGAAGTGGGAGACCATAGCACGGGACGTTGAGGCCGGCCGCTACGGAGTAAAGAGGAAGCACAGGCCGATGAAAGAAGGTGGAAGCGGAAAGGAGGCCGGGACGGGGGACGACGAGGAGGACAAGTTCAAGCAATACGTCGAGAACCTGATAACGAAGTCCAAGGTCAAGTGGAGCGACATAGGCGGGCTGGAAGAGGTCAAGATGCTGATGATGGAAACGGTCGTCATCTCCGCCCTCCAGAGGCCCGAATCGATCCAGCCCTGGAAGGGTATTCTCCTCTTTGGCCCGCCGGGAACCGGCAAAACGCTGCTCGCCTCTGCAGCGGCCGGAAGCCTGAACGCGACCTTCTTCAGCGTTAAAGCCAGCAACGTCCTCAGCAAGTACTTCGGAGAGTCCACCAAGATAATCTCGGCCCTCTACGAGGTTGCCAGGGAAAAGGCCCCGAGCATAGTCTTCATGGATGAGATAGACGCCCTGACGACCAAGCGCTCCGGCGACCAGAGCGAGGCCTCGAGGAGAATGCTCTCGACCCTTCTCACAGAACTCGACGGCTTCCAGGACAAGAAGAGCGACATTCTGGTCTTAACGCTGGCGGCGACCAACACGCCCTGGGATTTGGACGAGGCGGTCCTTTCCCGTTTCCCGCGCAGGATTTACGTCCCGCTGCCGGACGAGAAGGCCACGAAAGAGATAATCAAGATCAACACCCGCGGACTGGACATAAGCCGGCTTGACCTGGACGCGATAGCTGAGGAGAGCGTCAAACGCTTGTATTCCGGAAGGGACCTCAAGAACCTCTGTCAGGAGGCGATATGGCACATGATACGCGAGGAGAACAGGGATCTCCACAAGCTGGCGGAGCTTCCCTTCCAAGAGCTGAGAAAGCGCTCCCTGAGGACGAGACCCCTGGAGATGAGGGACTTCGAGGAGGCCTTCAAGAGGATCAAGTCCCCGCTGACGAGGAAGGAGATCGAGCGGTACGAGAAGTGGGCGGAGGAGTTTGGGGGGTGAGTTTTTCTCCAAATTTGACTAGTTTAACATGCGGAGATATAGACCCGGGATGTGGGGGTGTTGGGGTTGAAGAAGGTGGGTATATTAATTATATTATGGTTGATAATTGGAGGAATGTTGCTCTCTGCTCCGATAGGATTTGCGAAAGAAACTCGCCCAATGGGCAGTATAATATGGAAAGCA contains:
- a CDS encoding 26S protease regulatory subunit → MPVDLSGPLMSAFRKAKKEFEEAIKKGDKETARKKALECSRILKQLAKYDEFNRESYLQKAKKWETIARDVEAGRYGVKRKHRPMKEGGSGKEAGTGDDEEDKFKQYVENLITKSKVKWSDIGGLEEVKMLMMETVVISALQRPESIQPWKGILLFGPPGTGKTLLASAAAGSLNATFFSVKASNVLSKYFGESTKIISALYEVAREKAPSIVFMDEIDALTTKRSGDQSEASRRMLSTLLTELDGFQDKKSDILVLTLAATNTPWDLDEAVLSRFPRRIYVPLPDEKATKEIIKINTRGLDISRLDLDAIAEESVKRLYSGRDLKNLCQEAIWHMIREENRDLHKLAELPFQELRKRSLRTRPLEMRDFEEAFKRIKSPLTRKEIERYEKWAEEFGG
- a CDS encoding serine/threonine-protein kinase, whose protein sequence is NVWVLRLDENGNIKWQKTYGGSAKDLANAVAITENGDIIIAGYYGANDVKGTRTDIWVLFIPSDGSLPGCSFCQDSTAQVTNTNAKVHNTYCKVLSEIKIGFLNKRSWKDVVVKNSKAKISKIKVKIKSQYYLDPEPLKRNIQSSLSFSIPQLIEGYDSTINLTAKNEFTNSLKLTLDLLDNDFFKIETPTLKFPKLKKGYKVSKSLTVTPKYAGSFDFRIKIKAIADGIELETEKVIPVEVIERTATPAYAVPQTPATPVTPTPQPITPTSSPAQLQLPDDFPPQLAYKYTDVELIGKGGFARVYKAKRKDGKIVAVKIPLSLDENTGKAFLREITNWLHLKHPNIVRLYDANILPIPFLEMEYCESSLEKLSKPMPIEVASNIVFNIAEGLKYAHSKGIIHRDLKPSNILLKNGTPKISDWGLSRVMTETHSTTLASFTPFYASPEQTSRRFGKPDHRSDIWQLGVIFYQLVTGRLPFEGEDLIEVVSRIATDEPVPPSELNPETKDVEHIILTCLRKDKEERYQSVAGLQLELATYLGVRYKKELKRSITVNDAPRAAFYAGKLMLMFLKMGNLKEAYKYASDLKFYARGQLTSDVEALAEQIKIRLEEGMSFAGEELLAKAEIIAHKVNLGFERI